The region TTTTTTTATTTGAATTTATAACATTTTTGTCGCAAAAAGCAAAGTCAATAACATAATCCTTAGCCTTGCCTATTAATCTTAAATCTCTTATAAAATTATTAGATTTAAATATTGAATCATACGGTTCGTTGAAGTAGTATTTAACTACTAATAAATCACTTAAAGAACAAGCCATAAAGAACTTGCCTCTTCAAAAAACTCCATCTTTATTTTCATTCAATGTAATATTGGTTTCTTCATTTGTAAATAAACAATTTTTTAGATCAAAAAGGTCAATAATTTTTTGATATATTTTTTTACTTTTTGCTTCATATCTTCATAACAAATCATAATCAACGAGATTAATATCGTCAGTGTTAATGTCATATCATTCATTCTCGTTTTTGAATGAATAGTCTTGACATTGAATGTCAACCTTTTTAGCGGGAAAAAGACCAATTGAAAGTAACTGCGCAGTTTGAAAAGTTCTTTGCGTTGAATTTGCCATCACCTTAACATCAATATCATTTGTTATATTGAAAAATTCTCTAATCTTTTGAGCCATTTTTAGTTCAAAAAGTGCTCCTTTATCTGTTAAAAATGCACTTCCTAAATTATCAATGTTTCAATTTACAATATCCTTATTGAAATATTTAATTGAACGTTCTTTTGTAAAAAACGGATATCTTAAACCATGCCTACTTAAAATTAATAGTTTCACAATGTCACCTCATTTTTTCAATAATTACGAGTAATTATTTTTTACATAATTGCATAATCTTATATAATTATATTGTTATATAAATAATTTTTAATTATATAAATTTTAAGGAGAAAAGATGAAAAAAACTAGAATTGCAATCAACGGTTTTGGTAGAATTGGTCGTCTAATTTTTAGAGAAATTTTTAATGACCCTGAATTCGAAATCGTTGCTATTAATGATTTAACAGATGCAGCTACATTAGCTCACTTATTGAAATACGATACAGCTCATGGAAAAATGAATGAAAATATTTGACACACAGAAAATTCTATTGTTGTAAATGGCAAAGAATATCGTGTTTATAGTGAAAAAGATCCATTAAACCTACCTTGAAAAGAACTAAACGTAGATATAGTTATTGAAGGAACTGGAAGATATGTAACAAAAGAAGGTGCTGAATTACATATTCAAGCAGGTGCTAAAAAGGTGTTTATTACTGCTCCAGCTAAAAGCGAAGGTGTTAAAACAGTTGTTTATTCAGTAAACGAAGATATCATTACGCCAGAAGATAAAATTTTATCAGGCGCTTCATGTACTACTAACTGTTTAGCTCCTATTGCCAACGTATTGGAAAAAAACTTTGGTATTGAAAAAGGATTTATGACAACAGTCCACTCATATACAGCAGACCAAAGATTACAAGATGCTCCACACAAAGATTTAAGAAGAGCAAGAGCAGCTGCTTCAAACATGGTTCCAACAACAACTGGTGCTGCAATAGCAATTGGAAAGGTTATCCCTTCATTGGATAAAAAACTAAATGGACTATCTTTAAGAGTTCCAACAATAACTGGATCATTCGTTGATTTAACTGTTGAATTAAAGAAAGATGCTACTGTTCAAGAAATTAATGAAGCAATGAAAAAATCTGCTTCTGAATCATTAGAATATTCTACTGAACCAATTGTATCAAGTGATATTATTGGTGCAAAAGCAGGCTCAATATTTGACTCACTTTTAACAAGTGTGTTAGAAGTAGAAGGCAAAAAACTATACAAAGTTTATGCATGATACGACAATGAATCATCATTCGTTGCTCAATATGTTAGAACATTAAGACATATTGGAAAATTAACAAAATAGTTAAAAAAATATTGGATAAGAAATGAAACTTTCAATAAAAGAAATAATTAAAAAAATTAAATTACTTGAATTGGATCTTGAAGATCTAAAAAAAGAAGAATCCAAGGAAAACTTCATTGTTTATTTAGAAAACAAAAGACCAACGAACATTGAATATGATTATCAAGATTATTCAAACAAAATTAAAAATTTATATAATGAGATTTTTAAGTTAAGAACATTGGTTCAAGTAACTAATATAAACACAATAACATCATATAAAAAACATTCTATATCAGAATTAATTATTTTATTAGCTCAAAAAAGTAATCAATTAGAAAGATTGCAAGAAATGCGCGATTGCAAAAAAATTTCTAGGGTTACTACAAACGATGGCCAAAACGAATATACTGAATATCTTTTTGACCCTAAAATGGTTGCAATTGAACTTAGAAAATTGAACAAAGAAATTTCTGAAATTCAAATTGCAATTGATAGCGCAAACATTAATACATTAGTTGAAGTTAAGTAATTAACTTTCCTTAATAAATTTGCATTATTTTCTATAATTTTTTGTTTATTGTTATAGATTTCTATATTATTTACCTTCGTTTTAAGTTTGTGTTTATATGATTTTGCATTTGCATACTTAAACTAGCAAATTTATTTAAAAACTTTCACATTTAGTAAGGGTTAGAAAATGTAAACCGCCATTTCAGGCGGTTTTTTATTTATATTATTTATAAATATTAGTAATTAATAATATAATTAGATAATTATGAATACAACAAAAGTTTACATAGATTTTGAAGCAATTACCAATCCTTTTGCAAGATTAGTAAATTTGCCAAGTGGAACTCCTTATGCCTATACATTAGGTCTTTTAAATATTCACGGCCAATATCAAATTAAAACATTTATTATTGATTTTAAAGAACATCATAATTTAAATTCAATTTGAACTGCTATAAAAAATGCAATAGTTTCTGACATATTAGAGATCAACAATACTGTGAATTTAAAGGAAGTTGTATTTGTAGGCCACAATCCTGTTTTAGAAAATAAATGCTTAAAAAAATTATTTCCTGAAAATAATGTTGAACCTTTAATTTCCAATACAATTGTGTCATTGTCAAAATTAACAGGAAAAATTTTTAACATTCCATATTTTAATAAAATAAAAAAAATTATCGCTGATTCTGGTGATAGCGAACTTAATATGAGAATTAAAGATAGAAATGGTGTAATTGCCGCATTTGCTGGGTATTGATTATATACAAAATCAATTAAAAATTTACGAGCAAATGACAGAAGAAAAAGATTTTTAATTAAGATGAATAAAAATCTTTTGTTAAAAGAATTAAAACGTTATTCTCACGACGATGTCAACAAAATGCTTTATATTGTTTCCCATCCTGATGAAACAGAAACG is a window of Metamycoplasma hominis ATCC 23114 DNA encoding:
- a CDS encoding histidine-type phosphatase, which produces MKLLILSRHGLRYPFFTKERSIKYFNKDIVNWNIDNLGSAFLTDKGALFELKMAQKIREFFNITNDIDVKVMANSTQRTFQTAQLLSIGLFPAKKVDIQCQDYSFKNENEWYDINTDDINLVDYDLLWRYEAKSKKIYQKIIDLFDLKNCLFTNEETNITLNENKDGVFWRGKFFMACSLSDLLVVKYYFNEPYDSIFKSNNFIRDLRLIGKAKDYVIDFAFCDKNVINSNKKNIYKLIKKEFNNGKDLTLIVGHDTNIATTLAMLDVKMPDLKQLEKYPIGSKLIFAINDDNSFDLYIAFFDFKDIRNFNLSNPQIIKIASKIFLK
- the gap gene encoding type I glyceraldehyde-3-phosphate dehydrogenase, which translates into the protein MKKTRIAINGFGRIGRLIFREIFNDPEFEIVAINDLTDAATLAHLLKYDTAHGKMNENIWHTENSIVVNGKEYRVYSEKDPLNLPWKELNVDIVIEGTGRYVTKEGAELHIQAGAKKVFITAPAKSEGVKTVVYSVNEDIITPEDKILSGASCTTNCLAPIANVLEKNFGIEKGFMTTVHSYTADQRLQDAPHKDLRRARAAASNMVPTTTGAAIAIGKVIPSLDKKLNGLSLRVPTITGSFVDLTVELKKDATVQEINEAMKKSASESLEYSTEPIVSSDIIGAKAGSIFDSLLTSVLEVEGKKLYKVYAWYDNESSFVAQYVRTLRHIGKLTK